The Roseibium sp. Sym1 nucleotide sequence TGAACCGGGAGGCGGGACACTGCCCACCATCCAAGGCAGGGACCGGGCGCCCGCCCGTGACGCCCGGTCCACAGAAAGCGAACCAACTGATCCTTGTGGGAGCACGGGAAGCGGCTGTTTGCCAACGATCACCCAAGGTCGCTGCATACACCAGGTTTCCTCTCCCATTGGGAGAGGTCGGCGCGACTGCGCCGGGTGAGGGGGCAGACTTTGCGAGGATACGGAGGGGGGGCTCCCCTCACCCCAGCCCTCTCCCCACGGGAGAGGGGGAGCGTGTCCCCGCATGGTGGCTTCAACTTCAAAGCATTGAGTGTCGTCAATCGATGTGCCGAAAGCTGGAACAATGAGTTCACACGATCAGACATCCACATCGTCCGGCCCGCCCAAGGGCATTGGCCCCATGCAGCGGCGCGAGATGTGGCTGGCCTACATGATGCTGGCGCCGACCTTTGCCATCATCCTGATGATCGTCGCCGGTCCGCTGATGGCCAATTTCTGGATCAGCGTGAAACCGGTTCAACTTGCCGATCTCAGGCCGCCCACCGTGCTGGTGAACGAGCGGGCGCGTGGCCGGCCGGAAGCCGCCGGCGACAGCGCCACACTGGAATACCGCCTGCGCAACTCGTCCCAGGACGAAGAGATCCGCAATGTCGTCCTGACCGACGAGATTCCGGCAGGATTCGAGCTCGGCGCCCTGCCGGAGCCATGCTCTGTCACCGGAAGTGTGCTGACCTGTGACCTGGGTACCGTCGAGCCCGGCTGGCGCGACCGGCTGCAGCTTGAAGGAACGGTAAGCGATGCGTTCCTGTCTGCCGACCGTCCCGAGCGGGCAAGCGAGCCGCAGATCGCCGGCGAGGCCAACAACGTCCTCACCAATTTCGATTTCACGCTTGAGAATTTCCGCAGGATTTTCAATGCCGACGAATTCTGGTCCGTGCTGCGGGTGACCTTCTATTACACGATTTTCGGCACCGGCGGCGCGCTGGTGCTCGGCCTGTTTGCCGCCCAGTTGCTCAACACGGTGTTTCCGGGACGTGGCGTCCTGCGCGGCCTGTTCCTGTTTCCCTATGTCTCGCCGGTGATCGCGGTCGCCTTCACCTGGGTGGTGCTGTTCGATCCGTTTTCCGGAACCCTGAACGCGCTGCTGACAAAGATGGGCGTCGTCGCCGACCCGATCAATTTCTTCGGTCAGCGGGCGGTCGAGTTCTCGTTCTTCGGCTTGTCCATGGAATTTCCGCTGGCGCTGACGACCGTGATCGCCTTTGAGGCCTGGCGCTATTTCCCGTTGTCCTTCCTGTTCATCCTTGCGCGCATGCAGTCGATCAACACGGACATGTACGAGGCCGCCGAAATGGACGGCGCGACACCTCTGCAGCAATTCTGGTACCTGTCGCTGCCGCAGCTGATGGGCATCCTGTCGGTCCTGTTCCTGCTGCGCTTCATCTGGACCTTCAACAAGTTCGACGACATCTTCCTGCTGACCGGCGGCAATGCGGGCACGCGTACGCTGACCGTCGATGTCTATGAGCAGGGCTTCGCGCTCTCCAACCTGGGAGCGGGCGCGGCCGTCGCCGTCGTCGTCTTCGTGGTGCTGGTCACCTTCGCCACCCTGTTCATCCGCTTCTCGCCGAAGGAGGAAGGGCTATGAGACCCGGCAGTGTCCTTCTCACCGCGCTCACCGGCCTGATCTGGGGCGTTACCGCCATGGTGGTGATCGCCGTGACGCTCACCCTGATCACCGGGGAAGTCGCCCTGCCGCAGGCAACCGCCGCCGGTCTTGCCGGCCTCGTCAGTGCGCTGGTCTTTGTCTGGCGGCAGTCCGCCGGAACCCGGGGCGGGCTGCCTGCCTGGGGGCTTTCCGCCGGTGCGCTTTTCCTGGTGCTGATGGCGGCGTCCTTCGCCGCGCCCTTCGGTCTTTCACTCGGCACCACCCCGGTGTGGCAGGGGCTTGCCCTGATCGTCTTCGTCGCCGGCGTGACGGCGGCCAACCGGATCTCGCTCGGCGGCGCACGCCTCGGTGCGATGAGCCGGTACGAGCGGGAGGTCATCTATATCCGCATTGCCAAGGGCATCGGCTTTGTCGTCTTCACCATCATCGTGGCGTTGCCCTTCTACGTGATGGTGATGACCTCGCTGAAGAGCCAA carries:
- a CDS encoding carbohydrate ABC transporter permease — its product is MSSHDQTSTSSGPPKGIGPMQRREMWLAYMMLAPTFAIILMIVAGPLMANFWISVKPVQLADLRPPTVLVNERARGRPEAAGDSATLEYRLRNSSQDEEIRNVVLTDEIPAGFELGALPEPCSVTGSVLTCDLGTVEPGWRDRLQLEGTVSDAFLSADRPERASEPQIAGEANNVLTNFDFTLENFRRIFNADEFWSVLRVTFYYTIFGTGGALVLGLFAAQLLNTVFPGRGVLRGLFLFPYVSPVIAVAFTWVVLFDPFSGTLNALLTKMGVVADPINFFGQRAVEFSFFGLSMEFPLALTTVIAFEAWRYFPLSFLFILARMQSINTDMYEAAEMDGATPLQQFWYLSLPQLMGILSVLFLLRFIWTFNKFDDIFLLTGGNAGTRTLTVDVYEQGFALSNLGAGAAVAVVVFVVLVTFATLFIRFSPKEEGL